Below is a window of Mycolicibacterium rhodesiae NBB3 DNA.
GGTGGGCGAGAAAGCCCAGCGCGCCGAGCCGGTAATTGATAGTCACGACGACCATGTCGCCGCGGCTCGCCAACCGACGCGCGTTGTAGATGTCGCCGCTGCCGTTGATGAAGCTGCCGCCGTGAATCCACACCATCACCGGCCGCGGCTCGCCCGTCGGGGGTGGCGTCCACACGTTCAGCGTCAGGCAGTCCTCACTGGTTTCACTGCGATCCACGTCGTTGCTGGCGTCCTGTATGCATCGCGGCCCTGGTTGGGTGGCATCACGAAAGCCGCTCCACTGCGCCACAGGCGCAGGCGGCTGCCAGCGCAACGCTCCGACCGGTGGTGCGGCATAAGGAATTCCGGCGAACAGACGGTGATCTGCCGACACCGTCCCACGCACCGCACCCGATTCGGTCCGCACCACCCCTGGGTCGTCCGGTATGTCGATGGTCGCCGTCTGTCCGCGGCCGCAGCCGGCCAGCACGAGAGCCAAGACGACCAGCACCGGGAGTGCCCGGCGGCGGCCCTTGCCCACCGTCGTCGTCCGCACCCCGCGAGCCTACTGACACCTCGCGGGACAAGCGGTCGCGCGGTTGCTTAGTATGGCGTCACACAGCCACTTGACACCTGTCAAGAAATGCCCAAGCGAGGTACCCATGAGCACCCCGATCATCGACGCCGCCGCCAGAGTGCTGGCCGACCCGAGGGCCTACGCCGACGAGGCGAGCCTGCACGCCGCATTGACCCACCTGCGCAACAACGCCCCGGTGTCCCTCGTCGACGCGCCGGACTACCGGCCGTTCTGGGCGATCACGAAGCATGCCGACATCATGGCCATCGAGCGTGACAACGAGCTGTGGATCAACGCACCGCGTCCGATGCTGCAGACCGCCGCGACCGACGACCTGTCGGCGGCCAATCTCGCCGCCGGCGGCGGACTGCGCACGCTCATCCACATGGACGACCCACTGCACCGCGACATCCGCAAGATCGGTGCCGACTGGTTCCGCCCCAAGGCGATGCGCGCACTGAAGACCCGCGTGGACGAGCTCGCCAAGATCTACGTCGACAAGATGGTCGAGGACGGTCCCGAATGCGACTTCGTCCAAGAGGTCGCGGTGAATTTCCCGCTCTACGTGATCCTTTCGCTGCTCGGCCTTCCAGAGTCGGACTTCGGCCGCATGCTCAAGCTCACCCAGGAGATGTTCGGCGGTGACGACGACGAGTTCACCCGCGGCAAGACCCCCGAGGAACTGCATGAGGTCATCACCGACTTCTTCCGGTACTTCACCAAGCTGACCGCCGACCGCCGGGCCAGCCCGACCGAGGACCTGGCGTCGGCGATCGCCAACGCCAAGATCGACGGTGAATACCTCAATGACATCGACTGCCTTTCCTATTACGTGATCGTCGCCAGTGCCGGACACGACACCACCAGTGCGGCGATCTCGGGTGGCCTGCTGGCCTTGATCGAGAACCAGGACCAGCTCGCCCGCCTGAAAGCCAAGCCAGAGCTGATGGGCACCGCGGTCGAGGAGATGATCCGCTGGACCACCCCGGTCAAGGAGTTCATGCGCACCGCCACGGCCGACACCGAAGTGCGCGGTGTGCCGATCAAGGAAGGCGAGTCGGTGCTGCTGTCCTACGTCTCGGCCAACCGCGACGAGGACATCTTCGACGAGCCGTTCCGCTTCGACGTCGGCCGTGACCCGAACAAGCACCTCTCCTTCGGATACGGCGTGCATTTCTGCCTCGGCGCCGCCCTGGCTCGCATGGAGATCAACAGCTTCTTCACTGCGCTGGTACCGAGACTCGATTCGATCGAGTTGGCCGGTGACCCGGAGTTCATCGCGACGATCTTCGTCGGCGGGCTCAAGCACCTGCCGATTCGGTACGCGCTGCGCTGAGATTCGGCAGCATCGCGATGACATCGCGGTGATGGAACCCACCTTCGCGAGACGACGTGGTGTCGGTCACATAGACTGCGCTTGACACCCGTCAAGTTGTTCCGAAGGAGCCCATATGAGCACGCCGACGATGGATGACGCCGCGAAAGTGTTCACCGATCCGACGGCCTACGCCGACGATGCTCGGCTGCACGCGGCGCTGACCCATCTGCGGGCGAACACGCCGGTGGCATGGGTGGACAACCCGCCGTACCGGCCGTTCTGGGCGATCACCAAACATGCCGACATCATGGCGATCGAGCGCGACAACAATCTATGGCTTTCCGAGCCGCGCCCTCTGCTCGTCACCGCCGAGGCCGACGACTTCGGCAAGCAGCAGTTGGAGGCCGGCATGGGCCTACGGACGCTGATCCACATGGACGACCCGCACCATCGCAAGGTGCGGGCGATCGGTGCGGACTGGTTCCGCCCCAAGGCAATGCGCGATCTCAAGGTCAACGTCGACGCATTGGCCAAACGCTATGTCGACAAGATGCGTGACATCGGCCCGGAATGCGACTTCGTCACCGACATCGCCGTCAACTTCCCGCTGTACGTGATCATGTCGCTGCTGGGTCTGCCCGAGGAGGACTTCCCGCGCATGCACCAGCTCACTCAGGAGATGTTCGGCGGCGACGACGAGGAATACAACAAGCGCGGCCAATCCCCCGAGGAGCAGCTGACCATCCTGCTCGACTTCTTCAATTACTTCGCTCAGCTGACGGCGTCTCGTCGTGAGAACCCGACCGACGACCTGGCATCGGCGATCGCCAACGGCCGCATCGACGGTGAGCCGCTTTCCGAAGTCGACACCGCCTCGTACTACGTCATCGTCGCCAGCGCAGGTCACGACACCACCAAGGATGCCATTTCGGGCGGTCTTCTCGCGCTGATCGAAAACCCCGGCGAACTGGAGCGGCTCCGCAAGGACCCCGCGTTGATGGGCACCGCCGTCGAGGAGATGATCCGGTGGACCACGCCGGTCAAGGAGTTCATGCGCACTGCGGCTGAGGACACCGAGGTTCGCGGTGTGCCGATCGCGGAGGGCGAATCAGTCTATCTGGCTTATGTTTCCGGCAATCGCGACGAAGAGGTCTTCGACGAACCGTTCCGATTCGACGTCAGCCGAGACCCCAACAAGCACGTGGCCTTCGGGTACGGCGTGCATTTCTGCCTCGGGGCCGCACTGGCGCGGATGGAGATGAACAGCTTGTTCTCCGAGCTGATCCCCCGGCTGGAGTCGATCGAACTGGCTGGCGAACCGGAACTGGCCGCGACGACCTTCGTCGGCGGGCTCAAGCACCTACCGATCCGGTATTCGTTGCGCTGAACTACTTGGCGTGGGTCGCCAGGAAGCCGTCGACTGCGGCCTCGGCACACGCGGAGTAGTCGAAGTCGGCCACTGTGCTGAGTCTGCCGAGGACCACCGGTCCGATGAGCAGCGCGATCGCCTGAATGCGGTCGGGCACCTCGATTTCCGCTGCCGCTTGCGGGCTGTCGAAGATCGCGTCGAACGGCACGGAGTACAGCTGGATGATCCGCGCCCGCAACGGACCTGTTGAATCCGAATCGGCTTGCCGCACATCGGAATAGTCGCCGGCATCGGGCCCTGAGGCCAGCCATGTCAGAGCGGTCAGCATGGCGGGTACCTCGGCGATCGCCTCGCACCAGCCTTCCACCACCGCGATCAGCTGCTCCCGCAGGCCGTCGCCGGCCGGCGGCATCGGCGCCGGTTGCAGCAGACTCATGAAGGCCGCGCTCAACAGATCGTTGGCGCCGGAGAAGTGGCGGTAGAGCGTGGCTCGGGCCACGTTCGCGCTGCGGGTGACCGCGTCGATCGTCACAGCGCTCGGACCGCCCGTACGCAACAGCGTTGTCGCGGCCTCGAGCAAACGGGCTCGCGACCGGGCAGGCCGCGGGTCGGTCATCGTTTACGCCACCTCTCGGTTGGGAACAAGACCATTGGTCTTGCTACGAGACTGTTAGTCTCAAAACTATCCCCAGTGAAGGAGTGCGATACGTGGTCGACACCCTCACCAGTCCTGACCAGCATATCGACGCGAACCTGGCGACACTGTCGAGGTTCGGACGCTTCTGGTTGCTCACCGTCGCCGCACTCGACGTGCTGTTGGTCATCTCGTCGATGGTCGCGCTCAACGCCGCACTCCCCGACATCGCCGTGGAGACGGCCGCGACCCAGACACAACTCACATGGATCGTCGATGGATACACGTTGGTGCTGGCGTGTCTGTTGTTGCCCGCCGGCGCAATAGGCGACCGGTACGGCAGACGCGGCGCACTGGTCGCCGGTTTGGCGATATTCGGGGTGGCATCGATCGCCCCGGTTTTCTTCGACAGCCCGGTCCAGATCATTCTCGCGCGAGCCCTTGCGGGTGTCGGCGCGGCGTTCATCATGCCTGCGACGTTGTCGCTACTGACCGCGGCGTTCCCGACCAGCGAGCGCAACAGGGCCGTTGGGATCTGGGCGGGCGTCGCGAGTTCCGGCGCAATCGTGGGTTTCATGGGCACGGGTCTGCTGCTTCAGTACTTCGCTTGGCAGTCGATCTTCTATGCGTTCAGCGCGTCGGCACTCGCATTGATCATCTGCACGTTGACAATTCGGTCATCACGCGACGACACCGCGACGCCGATCGACGGCATCGGTGCGGTACTGATCGGCTCGGCCGTCGCAGTCTTCGTTTTCGGTGTCGTCGAAGCGCCGGTCCGCGGGTGGACGCATCCGATCGTATGGGGGTGCATGGCGGTGGGCGTCGTGCTGGCAGCGGTGTTCGGCGCCGTGGAACTGCAACGACGGCATCCGCTGCTCGACGTCCGCCTGTTCGGCAGGCCGGACTTCGCAACCGGCTCGATCGGGATCACCATCCTGTTCTTCGCCAACTTCGGCTTCTTCTTCATCGAAATGCAATACCTGCAACTGGTTCTCGGCTACAGCCCGCTGCAGACCGCCTTCGCCCTCGCGCCGCTGGCAGTGCCGATATTGATCCTCGGCGCGACCATGCACCTCTATTTGCCCAAGATAGGCCTGCGAACAGCCGTCGCCGTGGGCCTGTTCCTCATCGGAGTCGGGCTCTTCCTGATGCGCTATCTCGATGCCGGATCGTCTTACGTCGAAATCGCCTGGCCCATGCTGGTCACGAGCGCGGGCATCGGCCTGTGTGTGGCACCGACGACCTCGGCGATCATGAACGCCGTGCCCACTGAGAAGCAGGGCGTCGCGTCGGCGGTCAACGACACCACTCGCGAGGTCGGCGCCGCGGTCGGCATCGCCGTCGCCGGTTCGGTGCTCGCTGCGCAGTATGGGGCTGTGCTTGCACCTGCTCTGGCCGAATTCCCCGAGCAGATAAGGGGCGGCGCGCTGGAGTCCCTCGCGAATGCGCTCGCCATCGCCGAAGAGATGGGCCCGCAGGGAGCACGTTTGGCGGACCTTGCCACGTCCGCATTCATCGAGTCGATGAGCCTTTCGTTGCTCGTGCTGTCCATCGTGCTCGCGGCCGCCGCAGCGTTCGTGGCGATCTGGGCTCCCGGCCGCGACGGGAAGCAGTTCGGCTTCGTCCGGCGGACAATCGCGCGGTGGTCGGCGTCAGACGCCGCCGGCGGAGCCGGCAATTCAGACGCCGCCGGCGGAGCCGGTAATTCAGACGCCGCCGGCAGTGCCGGCAATTCAGACGCCGCCGGCGGAGCCGGCAATTCAGGCGATGAACTCGGCAGCCCGGTGGCCGAGCATGACGATGGTCGCGTGGGGACCGCGGCTGGTGATGGTGGGAAGCACAGAGCCGTCGACCACCCATAGCGCGTCGATGCCGCGCACTCGGCACTGTGTATCGACCACTGCCCCGCGGTCGCCGTCATGCCCCATGGCTGCGGTCCCGGCCAGATGCTGCGACGTCGACCAGGACACCGTGTCGGATTTCGCTGCTGGACCGGCTAATTCACGCGCGAAAGCCGCACCGGACCGCAACTTGGCCACATCGGCGGGCGCACTGTCGTACCGGTGCTGGATGGTGGGAAGAACGTCCGGATCGGCGGACCTCAACCGCACCCTCCCGCGTGACTGCGGTTGCATCAGGGCGACCCCGATGTGCGGGTGGTCGGCTGGGTCGTCGCGGCTTCCGCTCACCATCGCGCCGAAACCTGCGGTATAGGGCCGAATTTCGAGTCCGTCATCGGTCGAGAGGATGGCCTCCAGCGGGGGAAGGCCATGAGTCTCGGTCCAGTCGACCGGCAGAACCCACTCGGGATGGTCCGACGACGCCGCGCCGACCGGCAGGTCGGCGATGACGGGTACCCCCGCGGCCTTCAATACATCGCAGGGCCCGATACCCGAAAGCATCAACAGGTGTGATGACCCGATCGCACCGGCCGACAACACGATTCGATCCGCGGTCAGGCCGGATGCTCCATCAGGACCGACGCACTCCACGCCGACGGCGCGGCCACCGGTGATCCGGATGCGCCTGACCCGGGTATCGGTCAGGACCGTCAGATTCTCGCGATGCATGGCCGGTTTCAGGTATGCCCCACCCGGCCCGACCCGGGTACCACCGTTGATGTTCAGCGGCACCGCACCGATGCCCGACGGCAGCGGCGCCTCCGGTGTCGACCCGTTGAGGTCATCGATCCAGACGTATCCTGAAGCGATCGCCGCATCGACGAATGTTGCTGTGCACCCGTCGAACTCATTGACGCGTTGAACCTGGATCGGACCAGTACCGCCGTGCAGCGGACCCTGGAAGTCGCGGTCGGTTTCGATCGCCCGGAAGTGCGGAAGGACGTCCGACCACGCCCACCCGGGCAACCCCCACCCGTCGAAGTCCGACGGCAGTCCCCGGCAGAAGTAGCCGCCGTTGACGGCGCCGGATCCGCCGACGACCGCGCCCCTCATGATCTGCGCGTGCCGTTCGGGAGCCTCGGTCAATGTGGTCGGATACCGCCGGACCACCGAGCTCGCGGTGCCGATCGGCAGCCGCAGACCGTCGCCGATCTGGCTGAGTGCGACGGAGTCGGACAGGCCGGGACCTGCCTCCACCACGGTGACTCGGCGGGCCGCATCTACCGAAAGTCGTTCCGCTAATACCGATCCGGCGCTACCGGCACCGATGATCAGAACATCGCTGTGCAAGGCCGCCTTCAGGTCCGGATCTGGGGCTTGAGCGCACCGAGGTGCCGCTCGCGCACCACTCCGGTCCATAGCCCCGCGCCATAGGCAATGTCATCGAGCCGCTTCAGCAGGATGTAGGTGAGCAGCCCGACCGGTTTCGTGTCGTCGTCGCCCTTACCGTTGCGGGTGATCCAGTCCACCACGCCGTCGACGATGGCCGCCACCAGCACCACTTGTCGGCATCGTCTCGAGAGCGCGGCGGCGACGAAGGCGACGGGCCAGTAGTGCCTGCAGATGGCCGATGCCAGCTGCAGCGCAGCGGACCACAGTCCATGGGCGGCCACGACGGCGACTTCCTTCGGTTCCGTTTCGACGGCAGACAGCGACCGTGCGATGCGACGACCGGTGATGCCGGCGACCACCACGGACGCCAGATACCCGATGCCAGACCCCATCGCCATCAGCATCCAGGCGACCAGGGTCCATCCCGAGATGACCAGCGGTGCCGTCTTGCCGGGGTGGCGGACCGAGAGCGGAGCAGCTGATTCGCCGTAGAATGACTTGCGCGACAACCATTCTCGCAGCTGAGTCCGGTGATCGTGAGCGACCAGCGCGACGGGTTCGTAGCGCATCCTGGCCCCGGCCTCGACCAACCGCCAGCACAGATCGACGTCCTCACCGGACTTGAGCGTCTCGTCGAAGCCGCCAAGCTCCTTGAGCAGGGTGCTGCGGCAGATGATCGCCGCGCTGGGCACATACGACACCGTCCCGAAGGGTACGACAGGCGCTTCACGGAGGCCGAGATCGAGGGAGGACCTGACGGCCTCGTAGCGCGCCACCAGGTTGTCCGGTTCGCGGAGGCCGATGATGCGCGGGGCGACCAGTGCCACCGCCGGATCGCAGAAGTGACCGAGCAGCGCCTCCAGCCACCCGCGCCGCGGCACCACGTCGGAGTCGAGGAAGGCGATGTAGTCGGTGTGGCAGGCCGCCATGCCGGTGTTGCGGGCGGCCGCCGGGCCCTTGCTGCGCTCGTGCCGGAAGATCTGAACATCGCTGTACATCTGCGCGAAGTCGGCCTGCTGAACGGGCGTTGCCGATCCGTCGTCGACGACGATGATCCGCATGCCGCGAAGTGCCGCCACCAGTCTTCTGAGGCCAGAAATGTTGTCCCGCACCGGAATAACAACTGTGACATCGCGATGCGACGGTCCGGTCGCCGGCCGCGGATGTGCGACCGTCGCGTCGAGCAGGGTGCGTGCCAGCTGCGCGCTGACCGCGTCGTGGACTTCGAGCCGGCCACCGGTGAGCATGGTCTGCGCCGCGGGCGCCAGGCGAAGCAGACGCGTCGGCGACCCGCCGAGTAGCGCCGAGCCCTCACCGAGGACCTTCACGCGGCGATCCACCTGGACGGCGAAGCCGTCGGGTAACCGTGGTCCGGTCATGTCAGCATCCCGTCCCGGTCAGGCGTCCACCGGGTGACGCGCCGCAGACACCCGCTGGTCATCTCACTGAAGATGCGGGCACCCTCCGCTGCGTTCGCAGTGGTGGGATCACCGAGGATACCCACCTCGCTGACCGCGGCGATGCCACCTTGTCGCATCGCCGGCATCAGCTGCCTCAGCGGGGCCTGGTTGCCGGGAACCCGTTCGTCGGTCCATACGTCAGCCGGCGAAATATGTAGCAATACAGAGGTTTCGGTATGGCCCGCGTGGGCGTCCGCGTTCTCGGCGCTGCACGAGCACCAGCCCACGTCGCGACCCTCGTACCGGAGCAGGGCGGCGGCCGCGGTCAGCGCCTCCATATTGCCTCCGTGCCCGTTGACGAACACCACACGCGACGCCCAGCGCGATGCGGACCTGCCGAACTCCACGAGCAACAGACGCAGCGCAGACGTGCCGATCGAAACGGTCCCACTGAATTCCTCGTGCTCACCGCTGGCGCCGTACGCGATGGCCGGCGCGACCATCCACTTCAATTCATCCCCTGCGAGCTGCGCGGCGACGGCACGGGAGACGGCGGTCGCAATGCGGCTGTCGGTGTCGAGCGGCAGGTGGGGACCATGCTGTTCGGTGGAGCCGACGGGGACGATCAATGCTGATGACGTGCTCCGCAGCTGCTGCGACGTCGCGTTCGCGAGCTCGCTTCCAGAGGTCACTGCCCGATGGTAGGCCGAATTCACCTGGTGTGCGCCAATTGTTGGTGCATGCGCTGGAATTCATTTCCAGAAATTTACGACAGCGACAGTCGATGGTTCACGTACGTCTCCTGCGCCACGTCTGTACCAGGAGATTGCCTGGTCGAGGCGTTGCGGTCAGGCCGAAGGCGTGCGGGGTACGCCGAGCGCCCGCGTGAAGCCGTCGGGCACCAACACGTCGTCGGCGCAGAGGTCGTGCACCGACGAGTGGCCCAGACCCATTAGGGCCGAGTCGATGCCGCCGCGCAGAACATCGAGCACGTTCTCGACACCTGCCTGGCCGTTGGCCGCCAGGCCCCAGAGGTAGGCCCTGCCGATCATGACCGCACGTGCGCCGAGGGCCACGGCCTTCACCACGTCGCTGCCGCGCCGGATGCCGCCGTCGAGGACCACCTCGACATCGTTGCCGACCGCGGCGGCGATCGCTGGCAGTGCCCGTACCGACGCCGGCGTGCCGTCGAGGTTGTTGCCGCCGTGGTTTGACACCGAAATTGTCGAAACACCGGCGTCCACAGCGCGTTTCGCGTCATCTACCCGCATGATGCCCTTGAGCATGAACGGCCCGCCCCACAGCTCACGCAGCCAGGCGATGTCTTCCCACGTGGGCGGCGGGGTGGCCATCCATTCGCCGTAGGCCGCGAAGAACGGCGGACCGGCTTCACCGCGCGCCGCCTGGTTGGGAACCCGCAGGTTGGGCGGACGCAGGGTCTTACCCCACTGCCACAGCCAGCCCGGCCTGGTCAGCCCTGTCGGCATCATTCGCACGGTCGTGCGCAGGTTCATCTCTTCGGGGATCTTCGGGCTTCCCCAGTCGCGACCGTGCGAGAAGCTCCAGTCGGTGGTGACGATCAGGCCGACGGCGCCGGCCGCGCGCGCCCGTTCGACCCGCGCCGCGATCGCGTCGCGGCCACCGAGCCAATACACCTGGAAGAAGAGTTTGGGGTTGACGGCGATGACCTCTTCGATCGGCTTGCTCGCGAACGAGGACAGACCCATCGCGGTGCCTCGCGCTGCGGCAGCCCGCGCGACAGCGATCTCGCCATCGGGGTGGACCGCCTGCACACCCGTCGGCGAAATCAGGACGGGAAGTGAAATATCCTGACCCATAACAGTTGTCGCGAGATCTCGTTTCTCCGTCGCGCCGATGACGTGCGGCGCGAAGCCCAGCTGGGAAAACGCGTCGACGTTGTCAGCGACGGTGACACCCCGCTCGCTTGCGGCGAGCAACGCCGAGTACACGGGTTTGGGCAGTCGCCGCTTCGCCCGCTCCTGAGCGGCTGCCACGGTCTCGAACCAGACGTCGGCCATGAGTTACACCGGGCTTTCGTTACAGAGTCTCGCCGGAGGCGCCCCGGCGCCGACATTAGGGCGGGGCGGGCTTGTCATTAATTTCAGCATGACCGGCTGACTACGCGAGTGATCGACACTGGACTTCGGCTTCACGCGGTCGGCGGCCAACGCCGGCGCCCCGTAGCCCTGGACACATTCGGGATCCGGACCGTCCATCGGTAGTCCGGTGAAGAACTTCGCGGCCATGCACCCACCGCGGCAGCTGTCGTAGTGCCCGCAGCTGTTGCAAGCCCCTGCGGATTGAGGTTCGCGCAGTTCGCGAAACAGCGGAGCGTTCTTCCACACGTTGTCAAAACCGTTATCGGTCAGGATGTTTCCCGCCAGGAAGCGGTCGTGGATCGCGAACGGGCACGCGTACACGTCGCCGACAGGATCGATCAGGCAGACCACGCGGCCCGCGCCACACAGATTCAGGCCCGCCAACGCACCCGGTTCCCCGAGCCCCGACAGGTGGAAGAAGGAGTCGCCGGTGAGGACGCCGTCGCCCTTGGCCACCAGCCAGTCGTAGAGCTGGACCTGCTGCTCAGCGGTGGGGTGCAGTTCATCCCACACGTCGGCGCCGCGGCCGGACGGCCGCAGCCTGGTGATCCGCAGGGTGGCGCCGTAACGCGCTGCCAGAGCGGCGAAGTCGTCGAGCTGGTCGACGTTCTCGCGCGTCACCACCACCGAGATCTTGGCGTCCTTGAAGCCGGCGTCGGCGAGGTTCTCCAGCGCGCGGATCGC
It encodes the following:
- the mftC gene encoding mycofactocin radical SAM maturase (MftC is a radical SAM/SPASM enzyme that catalyzes the first two steps in biosynthesis of the electron carrier mycofactocin from the terminal Val-Tyr dipeptide of the precursor peptide MftA.), which produces MTSLQPVPRLIEQFEHGLDAPICLTWELTYACNLACVHCLSSSGKRDPRELSTQQCKDIIDELERMQVFYVNIGGGEPTVRSDFWELVDYATDHHVGVKFSTNGVRISPEVAARLAASDYVDVQISLDGATAEVNDAVRGAGSFAMAIRALENLADAGFKDAKISVVVTRENVDQLDDFAALAARYGATLRITRLRPSGRGADVWDELHPTAEQQVQLYDWLVAKGDGVLTGDSFFHLSGLGEPGALAGLNLCGAGRVVCLIDPVGDVYACPFAIHDRFLAGNILTDNGFDNVWKNAPLFRELREPQSAGACNSCGHYDSCRGGCMAAKFFTGLPMDGPDPECVQGYGAPALAADRVKPKSSVDHSRSQPVMLKLMTSPPRPNVGAGAPPARLCNESPV